The SAR202 cluster bacterium genomic interval ATCTACTTAAAAACGGCCTTGGTGTACTCGTGGTAGCGAACAGGGCCAAAGTGAAGCTGGTTCACGGTGTAATCTTCCACCACCTTCGGGTCCACCCCCACTTCGGGAATCACCCAGAACAGCGGCACGGTGACGTGATTGGCTTTCCACCAGTCCCCCAGCTCCTTGGACATCTTGAGCCTTTCCTTCAGGTCTATCGTGTTATCGTACTTGCGCTTCCAGTCTGTGACAAACTGGTGCTCAATAAACCCTCTGGGGTTCTCAAACCAGGAGAAGCTCAGAGACAGGGAAATGGGGTCTAACGAGTAGCGCGTCAGGTTCACGCTTCCCGTCCACTTCTTTTCCTGTTGCTCCTGCCGTGAAAGTCCGGCTTCGATAATCTTGAACTCTATGTCAATCCCAATCTCCTTCCACATGGCTGCCATAGCCTCCGCTATGTCAGGCATCTCAGGCAGACCGCCGGTGTCCAATGTAGTCTCAAATTTCAGCTTGAACCCGTTGGGATACCCGGCCTCCGCCAACAATTGTTTGGCTTTTACGGGATCACCGTTCCCCGGATATGGCCAGCCTCCCGCGCAGCCTGTCTTACCTTGTGGACCCGGATGCGGCGCCCAGGCATCTTTGCAGTCTTCGCGCCAGGGCGGGAAATACTCCACCGGGTCTGGCATACCTTTACCCTTTAGGAACCTGTCGTTGATGGCGTTTCGGTTGATGGCTAGGTTCATCGCCTCCCGCACCTTAACGTTTCGCACAGGATCGTTGGGGTTGTGATTAGGCACCTGCCGTCCGTCAAAGGTTGGGTTCTGGTAGTAAGGAACGCGGATCCAAACGTGAAAGCCCGGCAGCGTAGATTTGTAAATCTTTATTCCGCGGCCAATCAGTTCTTCGTGGGCTGTTCTCGGGACGTCCACTATATGCGCTTCCCCCGCGATCATCTGGGCCACGCGGGTTGCCGCCTCAGGGACCCACAGGAACTGCAGCTCGTCAAAGTCCGACGACTTGCGCCAGTGGGGCTTGTTGGCCTTGAAAAGCATGTGCTGGTTGACGACCTTCTCCACAAAGCTGAAGGCCCCGGTGCCCATAGGCTTAGCCAGATAGCCGTCCTGGCCGCCCACGTCGTTCCAGTAGTCCAGGCTGGTGATGCCAAAGGTCCATTCCTCCGACAGAACGAAAGGCATCTCCAGGTCTATTAGCTTATGGCGGATATACACCTCATGGTCGCCTCTCAGTTCAATGGCGCTGGCGTCGTCGGCAATTCTCACCCAGTCGGCGGGAGATTCGGCCTTATTCTTCTTTCCTGCCATAATCTCCCAGGTGTGCCGCACGTCCTTGGAGGTGAACTGCTTGTATTTGTCGGAGGCCTTGCCGTCCAGCCAGAACGGGATCCCTTGGCGGAGCTTGAAAGTCCAGTTCCTGCCTGTGTTGTCCACGTTCCAGGAAGTGGCGAGCTGGATAGGCTTCTCTTCGTCGGTGATTATGTCCATGCCCACCAGGTACTCATGGACGTTATGCAGGTGTCCGCCGGCGCTCTGGAAGGTCTGAAAGTGCCCCGTTACCTGCCCCGCCGGGGCCACCATTGATACCTTCAATCGAGGTGATACTGGCACCCTGCCGGCCGTCGTCGTGCGCGTGGGCGAAGGTGCGGAAGTGGCGGTAGCAGTGGTGCCCGGACGCGATGTCGCTGTGGAAGTTGCGCCCGGCGTCTCGTCTTCGCCGCAGGCCAGGATGAATAGGGTTAGAATCGCGAGTCCAGATACTATTAGAAGCAGCCTTGAATACGTGCGCCTGTTTCCTGGTTCCATATTCATCAACCTCTATTTCTAAATTAGACGTTAACCATTATTTCTAGACCAATATTTCTGCTTTCCCTCCTTCCTCCAATATTTGACTCTCTTGTAAGCTATAAATATATTTTTGTCAACACGACACTAAATAGTTGTCATTAGTAATCTATTTATTTCGTAGATAGCTGTATTTATTAGTACGACTTACGAACTATCACAGATGTGTCCTCGCGGATAATTCGCCCATCGTAATAGTCCCAACGGACCGCTGGCCCCTCCCTGCCGCCGCCGCGAGACCCCGCCTACTGCCCCGTCTTCCCCCCGTCGATGACCAGCTCCGCCCCCGTCATGTACGAGGACTCGTCCGACGCCAGGTACAGCACCCCGTATGCCACGTCCTCCACCCTCCCGAATCGCTTCAGCGGCACCGCCTCCATCTGCGATTTCCTGTACCCCGCGTCTCCCATCAATTCCGCGATCATATCCGTCTCAATCGGCCCCGGATGCACCGAATTCGCCCTGATCCCCTCCCGCGCGTACTCCACTGCCGTCGCTTTGGTGAATATCCGCACCGCTCCCTTCGATGCGTGGTACGCCGACGTCTCCGCGCTCCCCACCAGCCCTGACGTCGACGATATGTTGATAATCGACCCTCCTCCCGCTCGGCGCATCGCCGGTATACACGCCTTCGTCCCCAAAAACACCCCCGTCACGTTCACCGACATCAGCCTCTCCCACCTCTCCACGCTGATTTTTTCCAGCGATTCCTTCCAGAACACCCCCGCGTTGTTCACCAGCACGTTCAGCTTCCCGTACTCCCTCTCCGCTTTCGACACCGCCGCCCGCCATTCCTCCTCCACCGTCACGTCCAGCCTCACAAAACTCGCCTTCCCTCCCTCCCGACGTA includes:
- a CDS encoding glucose 1-dehydrogenase, translated to MRLAGKVALISGGAKGMGAAEAGLFAREGACVVIGDVLEEEGKSVAEGIRREGGKASFVRLDVTVEEEWRAAVSKAEREYGKLNVLVNNAGVFWKESLEKISVERWERLMSVNVTGVFLGTKACIPAMRRAGGGSIINISSTSGLVGSAETSAYHASKGAVRIFTKATAVEYAREGIRANSVHPGPIETDMIAELMGDAGYRKSQMEAVPLKRFGRVEDVAYGVLYLASDESSYMTGAELVIDGGKTGQ